In Zingiber officinale cultivar Zhangliang chromosome 3B, Zo_v1.1, whole genome shotgun sequence, a single window of DNA contains:
- the LOC122056597 gene encoding chaperone protein dnaJ 72-like, protein MDHYRTLGLSRGATKEEIKEAFRRSALQFHPDRHSQSSEDLREAASLKFKQASEAYEVLLDDRRRADYDSACRDGGSSDRWNRGGPSSSSYSSARYGGRRQYGYRRPAAGDRVDAAAMLFRLITTRGFLVGMAFASILLGGAVVVERSMETIWKMNNSGKSFEEAMESIEQIKAQKENN, encoded by the exons ATGGATCACTACCGAACCCTAGGGTTGAGTCGCGGCGCCACCAAGGAGGAGATCAAGGAGGCCTTCCGCCGCTCCGCCCTCCAGTTCCACCCCGACCGCCACTCCCAATCCTCCGAGGACCTCCGGGAGGCCGCCTCTCTCAAGTTCAAGCAAGCCTCCGAGGCCTACGAGGTCCTGCTCGACGACCGCAGGCGCGCCGACTACGACAGCGCCTGCCGAGACGGCGGCTCCTCCGATCGCTGGAACCGCGgagggccttcttcttcttcttactctTCGGCGCGTTATGGAGGGCGGCGCCAGTATGGCTACCGCAGGCCGGCGGCGGGAGACCGCGTGGACGCCGCGGCGATGCTGTTCCGACTCATAACGACGCGAGGGTTTCTCGTGGGCATGGCTTTCGCGAG CATATTGTTAGGAGGTGCTGTTGTTGTTGAGAGAAGCATGGAGACTATATGGAAAATGAACAATTCGGGG AAATCATTTGAAGAAGCTATGGAATCCATTGAACAGATAAAAGCTCAGAAGGAGAACAACTGA